The genomic region CACTGGAGATAGAGATAGATACATATCTTATGGAGCAGGTCATAATCAATCTTATTCTAAATGCTGTGGAAGCATGTGAAAGAACAGAAAAACCAGAAGTAATTGTGATGGCTGTAAAAAAACCGAATGGCAAGATATTGATTGCCGTCATCGATAATGGGTCAGGAATTCCTCTTGAAATTCAAGATCAGATGTTTGTCCCATTTTTCACTACAAAAGAAAAGGGGAGCGGTATAGGCTTAAGCCTATCCAGGCAGATCATGACCTTACATGGCGGCAAAATTCAAATTGACAATTTGCATGAGAAAGGAGCCAAAGTTTCTTTGGTATTTTAGTTATAAGAGAATCAGGTTTTTTTATCGATTTAAGTCATGTTTTTCTATACTCCATTTATAGGGGAACGGTTTAGAAAGGAATATTAATCAACAGCTTTAATTTTTTTACCATTCTCTGAATTCGCTTAACCTTAGGTTTTTTCAGTATTAACTACTACACGAATTTGAGTAATGCTATATCCAATTTAACGATACTTTGAAATTGGGTACTTTATACAGTAATATAGTTCAGGTTATATTTTTAAGAATAAGGTATATGTTAGAATCACATTAGTTAGTAATGATGCAATAAAAAGTATTAAAGCCCATAGAGGATATGTTTTAGATTTTTGCAAGTTTCCTCCTAGATTTTTCATTTCCTTGATATGATTAGCTACTATATCATCTAGATACAACTGATTTTGTTTGAACAAGTTTTCTAAGCCACTTATATCGACACCTATATTCTCCGCTTGAATTTTTTTTAGTAACTCAACAGTTTTCTCAAACTGGCTAATTTCTGAAACTAACAGTTCACTTAATTGTTCTAATTTCGTCATCATTATTTAATTTAAATTCCCATTCCAATATCTATTGTCTTTGAGATCGTTTTTTTAATTACTTCTTTTACCA from Christiangramia sp. OXR-203 harbors:
- a CDS encoding DUF6730 family protein gives rise to the protein MMTKLEQLSELLVSEISQFEKTVELLKKIQAENIGVDISGLENLFKQNQLYLDDIVANHIKEMKNLGGNLQKSKTYPLWALILFIASLLTNVILTYTLFLKI